In a genomic window of Infirmifilum sp. NZ:
- a CDS encoding redox-regulated ATPase YchF, which yields MNVVVQLGVVGKPNTGKSTFFAAATLIDVKRAPYPFTTINPNIGIGYVKVKCVCKELGVKDNPRNSICIDGWRFAPVELIDVAGLVPGAWEGRGLGNMFLDHLRRAPVLLHVIDAAGATDEEGRPVKPGTHDPLEDVVFLEREITMWMFQIVYKDWERISKLIDLHKRYDELYSRFSGLGIEPDVVRSAVDELGLQGKKASSWTREDILRLTEFVREKAKPIVLVANKADLDPAEDNIKRMREGLGSRYKIIPASAEAELALKKAAKAGLIEYIPGEGDFKVVGELRPEQEKALEYIREKVLKRWGSTGVQEALDTAVFDVLGMIAVFPVENEKKFSDHQGNVLPDVFIVPGKTTARELAYIIHTELGERFVSAVDARSGRRVGSDEKLSHRMVIKIIARA from the coding sequence ATGAACGTGGTTGTTCAGCTGGGTGTTGTTGGAAAACCCAATACAGGAAAATCGACATTTTTCGCCGCAGCTACCCTTATTGACGTTAAGAGAGCGCCATATCCCTTCACCACGATAAATCCCAACATCGGTATTGGATACGTTAAGGTAAAGTGCGTCTGCAAGGAGCTCGGCGTCAAGGATAATCCTCGCAACTCGATTTGCATCGACGGATGGCGTTTTGCTCCAGTGGAGCTCATCGACGTCGCTGGGCTGGTCCCGGGTGCATGGGAAGGCAGGGGTCTGGGAAACATGTTTTTAGACCATTTAAGGCGCGCTCCAGTCCTTCTCCACGTGATCGATGCCGCCGGTGCAACGGACGAGGAAGGGCGCCCAGTCAAACCTGGTACTCACGACCCGCTGGAGGATGTTGTATTTCTCGAGAGAGAAATCACGATGTGGATGTTCCAGATCGTGTACAAGGATTGGGAAAGGATATCGAAGCTCATAGACCTGCATAAGCGGTACGATGAGCTGTACTCAAGGTTTAGCGGGCTTGGCATAGAGCCTGATGTTGTGCGGAGCGCGGTGGATGAACTCGGGCTTCAGGGCAAGAAGGCTTCGTCTTGGACTAGAGAGGATATCCTGCGTCTTACAGAGTTCGTTCGAGAGAAGGCAAAGCCCATCGTTTTGGTTGCGAACAAGGCGGATCTCGACCCAGCTGAAGATAATATAAAGAGGATGCGCGAGGGGCTAGGCTCAAGGTACAAAATCATCCCCGCAAGCGCTGAAGCGGAGCTAGCTTTAAAGAAGGCGGCGAAAGCGGGGCTTATAGAGTACATTCCGGGGGAGGGGGATTTCAAGGTGGTCGGTGAACTCAGGCCTGAGCAGGAGAAAGCTCTTGAGTACATCAGGGAGAAAGTGCTGAAGCGCTGGGGTAGCACAGGCGTTCAGGAAGCGCTGGACACAGCTGTCTTCGATGTTCTAGGAATGATCGCCGTCTTTCCCGTTGAGAATGAGAAAAAGTTCTCAGATCATCAGGGCAACGTGTTGCCGGACGTTTTTATAGTGCCTGGAAAGACCACTGCAAGAGAACTTGCATATATTATACACACGGAGCTCGGCGAAAGGTTTGTCTCAGCTGTGGATGCTAGAAGCGGGAGACGCGTAGGCTCGGATGAAAAACTTTCACACCGGATGGTAATTAAGATAATCGCTAGAGCTTAG
- a CDS encoding energy-coupling factor ABC transporter ATP-binding protein has product MLLELKNVYYRYPDSDGWILRNINLEANAGEFILLLGPSGCGKSTLARILNGLIPNFYGGELVGHVSIKGLDPRKTPTYELAKHVGFVFQNPENQLFFTSVEREIAFGLENAGLPPEEIRRRVENVLREYGLWELRNRSPFELSGGQQQRVALASVMVLEPEILVLDEPTANLDPLTALKVLGLVKKKVQSSRILALVIEHRLEVALPFADRVVVMNEGEVVFTGRPLEGVKKYGYITGKPFIVKFIEKLEEYGLQINPKLLTPEHVAAEARKKLQGEARGAGN; this is encoded by the coding sequence TTGTTGCTGGAGCTAAAAAACGTCTACTACAGGTACCCGGACAGTGACGGTTGGATTTTAAGGAACATAAATCTCGAGGCCAACGCAGGAGAATTCATTCTGCTGCTCGGTCCGAGCGGGTGTGGGAAAAGCACTCTCGCAAGGATACTCAACGGCTTAATTCCCAACTTCTATGGGGGAGAGCTTGTTGGTCACGTCAGCATCAAGGGTTTGGACCCACGTAAAACACCGACATACGAGCTAGCCAAGCATGTGGGATTTGTTTTTCAAAACCCTGAGAACCAGCTTTTCTTCACGTCGGTGGAGCGGGAGATAGCTTTTGGCTTGGAAAACGCAGGTCTTCCTCCAGAGGAGATACGCAGAAGAGTGGAAAATGTCCTTAGGGAGTATGGACTCTGGGAGCTCAGGAACAGGTCTCCCTTTGAGCTGAGCGGGGGTCAACAGCAACGAGTCGCTCTTGCCTCGGTTATGGTGCTAGAGCCAGAGATTCTGGTTCTCGATGAACCAACGGCGAATCTAGACCCCCTAACGGCACTGAAGGTCTTAGGTTTGGTGAAAAAGAAGGTTCAATCTTCCCGCATTCTCGCGCTAGTCATTGAGCACAGGCTGGAAGTAGCTCTGCCTTTTGCCGACCGTGTTGTCGTAATGAATGAAGGAGAGGTAGTGTTCACAGGTAGACCGCTCGAAGGAGTAAAGAAATACGGGTACATTACAGGTAAGCCCTTTATCGTCAAATTTATCGAGAAGCTGGAGGAGTACGGGTTGCAAATAAACCCCAAGCTTTTAACACCTGAGCACGTGGCCGCTGAGGCTCGTAAAAAGTTGCAGGGTGAGGCTCGTGGAGCCGGTAATTAA
- a CDS encoding energy-coupling factor ABC transporter ATP-binding protein, which translates to MEPVIKVEDVYYKYPDGAEALKGVNLSIASGEFVAIMGENGAGKTTLVKHFNGVLKPTGGRVLVKGMDTRFHSVAELSRIVGLVFQNPDHQLFGETVFDEVAFALKNFNFPRDVIERRAEWALKVMELYRYKDRSPYSLSVGERKRLAIAAVLAYDPEILVLDEPTAGQDYVQKEKISEMLNLLRTTGKTVVIVTHDVEFVVEHVNRIVVMSDGKILASASPREILSNYMLLRRSHLLPPQSVRLAKALLGENYLKFDFHRLDNLIRAIVEEEEPWRH; encoded by the coding sequence GTGGAGCCGGTAATTAAGGTTGAAGATGTTTACTATAAGTACCCTGATGGCGCGGAGGCCTTGAAAGGCGTCAACCTATCTATTGCCAGCGGAGAATTCGTCGCGATAATGGGTGAAAACGGCGCAGGTAAGACAACGCTTGTCAAGCATTTTAACGGTGTCCTGAAGCCCACAGGGGGAAGGGTTCTCGTAAAGGGAATGGACACCCGTTTTCACTCGGTTGCAGAGCTCTCAAGGATCGTGGGCCTTGTCTTTCAGAACCCAGATCACCAGCTGTTTGGGGAAACTGTTTTTGACGAGGTGGCTTTTGCTCTGAAAAACTTCAACTTTCCGAGAGATGTTATAGAGCGCAGAGCAGAGTGGGCTTTAAAGGTGATGGAGCTATACCGGTACAAGGACAGGTCCCCCTACAGCTTAAGCGTTGGGGAGCGTAAACGACTGGCCATAGCCGCTGTTTTGGCTTATGACCCCGAAATACTCGTCCTAGATGAGCCAACAGCTGGTCAGGACTACGTGCAAAAAGAGAAGATATCGGAAATGCTAAATCTACTTAGAACTACGGGGAAAACTGTCGTTATCGTTACACATGACGTTGAGTTCGTAGTGGAACACGTAAACAGGATAGTCGTGATGTCTGATGGAAAAATCTTAGCCTCCGCGTCACCCCGGGAGATACTATCCAATTATATGCTCCTAAGACGGTCCCACCTTCTACCCCCACAATCGGTGCGGCTTGCAAAAGCGCTACTCGGTGAGAACTACCTGAAGTTCGACTTTCACAGGCTGGATAACCTTATCAGGGCTATAGTCGAGGAGGAAGAGCCGTGGAGGCACTAA
- a CDS encoding energy-coupling factor transporter transmembrane component T family protein, with amino-acid sequence MEALRAFRSIKKDSALDRLDPRTRLVFSFTVAALSLITLSVQRQLILFGTVVLAALLAKRLKLMLEGVKGILPLAGAIFFLNWLTAMHEGILQPLAMTLRFLVLTAAFSVFFLTTPPDELALALEEMHLPRDYSLLITMSFRFVPTLAQDVQIVIDALRSRGLELEKGGFTTRIRNYVYLMVPLVVFEVRRSLMIAEALEARGFGARTKPTRMVKLKLTRNDVLALFLIASFAVLFLVMS; translated from the coding sequence GTGGAGGCACTAAGGGCCTTCCGATCCATCAAGAAGGACTCCGCTCTTGATAGGTTGGATCCTCGCACGAGGCTGGTATTTTCTTTTACGGTCGCGGCATTGTCTCTGATAACGCTGAGCGTGCAGCGGCAACTAATCCTATTTGGAACAGTCGTGCTGGCCGCTCTCTTAGCGAAAAGGCTCAAGCTCATGCTCGAGGGTGTGAAGGGGATTCTACCGCTAGCCGGTGCAATATTTTTCTTAAACTGGCTTACAGCCATGCACGAGGGGATCCTACAGCCTCTAGCTATGACCTTGCGCTTTCTCGTCCTGACAGCTGCCTTCTCTGTATTCTTCCTGACCACTCCTCCTGATGAGTTAGCGCTAGCTCTTGAGGAGATGCACCTCCCCCGGGACTACTCGCTACTAATAACAATGTCGTTCCGATTCGTTCCCACTCTTGCTCAGGACGTGCAGATCGTAATAGACGCTCTTAGAAGTCGGGGTCTAGAGCTCGAAAAAGGTGGTTTTACCACGCGTATAAGGAATTACGTTTACTTAATGGTGCCGCTAGTTGTATTCGAGGTAAGACGCAGCCTCATGATAGCCGAGGCTTTAGAGGCTAGGGGTTTCGGAGCTCGGACAAAGCCAACTAGGATGGTGAAGCTAAAGCTCACAAGGAATGATGTGCTCGCACTCTTTTTAATTGCTTCATTCGCGGTGCTTTTTCTCGTAATGTCTTAG
- a CDS encoding metallophosphoesterase family protein, protein MKVLAFGDVHAPEYLPLLLSSLKRLSATEVSAVLIAGDVVKKGNYRMCAPVQDSVRRALPNAPIVAVFGNEDYPDVREKMREECQEVIWLDDDYVRLPLEKELVVVGTTGALDKPTRWQLEHVPNVHELYASRLKKIAELISQHAGKELTVLLTHYPPRCRTLVGEKEKFWEEMSSKKLSEVVRKHPVDAVVHGHLHESKIHSDFIGQTPVYNVALPAIKQVRIIEVRPIGLVGFM, encoded by the coding sequence ATGAAGGTCTTAGCCTTCGGAGATGTCCACGCACCGGAGTATCTGCCGCTCCTCCTCTCGTCGCTAAAACGCCTGAGCGCAACCGAGGTCTCAGCCGTCCTGATAGCTGGCGACGTAGTCAAGAAGGGAAACTACAGGATGTGCGCGCCGGTGCAGGACTCCGTGCGGAGGGCTTTGCCGAATGCCCCAATAGTGGCTGTTTTCGGCAACGAGGACTACCCCGACGTACGGGAAAAGATGAGGGAGGAGTGCCAAGAGGTTATCTGGCTGGATGACGACTACGTAAGGCTTCCGCTGGAAAAAGAGCTAGTCGTTGTGGGTACAACCGGTGCGCTTGATAAACCTACGAGGTGGCAACTGGAGCATGTGCCGAACGTCCATGAGCTTTACGCTAGTAGGCTGAAAAAGATCGCGGAGCTCATCTCACAGCATGCTGGAAAAGAGCTGACAGTACTGTTAACACACTACCCACCGAGGTGCCGCACTCTGGTAGGTGAAAAGGAAAAGTTCTGGGAGGAGATGTCTAGCAAGAAGCTCTCAGAAGTCGTGAGGAAACACCCTGTCGACGCCGTTGTGCACGGACACCTTCACGAGAGCAAAATCCACTCTGACTTCATTGGACAGACGCCAGTTTATAACGTCGCTCTCCCGGCGATAAAACAAGTGAGGATAATCGAGGTGAGACCCATAGGTTTAGTGGGTTTTATGTGA
- a CDS encoding lipopolysaccharide core heptose(II) kinase RfaY, with protein MSVRFSAWSLKGLTGDDLRVLTSIERGMINHEYVDVELIASISGLAKDYVEVVLKKLNKLGLVQRYRGSFTGYILTSRGYDCLAFNALVKRGTIVAISETPVGEGKESEVYLGKTSGERIVAVKVHRAGRTSFRGAKRVRGYVADKRHFSWLYLSRLAARNEYEALKILWRERVAVPEPVDWNRHVVVTEYVEGVELSEVPPLSEPILTLEKILAEVEKAYKAGVVHGDLNEYNVIVTKDEDIKLLDWPQWVSSAHPNAAFYLKRDIENIVNFFTRKYGLRLNKELYLSNIFTRLGLVA; from the coding sequence GTGAGTGTTCGTTTCTCCGCTTGGAGCCTAAAGGGGTTGACCGGTGACGATCTTAGAGTGCTAACGTCAATCGAGAGAGGTATGATAAATCATGAGTACGTGGATGTTGAACTTATAGCTTCTATTTCGGGCCTTGCGAAAGATTACGTGGAGGTGGTTCTTAAAAAGCTGAACAAACTAGGCCTCGTCCAGAGATATAGGGGTAGCTTCACGGGCTATATCTTAACTAGCCGCGGCTACGACTGCTTAGCCTTTAATGCTCTCGTTAAGAGAGGAACCATAGTGGCTATCTCGGAGACTCCAGTTGGAGAGGGTAAGGAATCGGAAGTATACCTCGGTAAAACCTCGGGTGAGAGGATCGTTGCAGTCAAAGTTCACCGGGCTGGTAGAACTAGCTTTAGAGGCGCAAAGAGGGTGAGGGGATATGTCGCAGATAAGAGGCACTTTTCATGGCTATATCTCTCAAGGCTGGCTGCACGTAACGAGTATGAGGCTCTCAAAATACTATGGAGGGAGCGTGTTGCTGTGCCTGAACCGGTTGACTGGAACCGGCACGTAGTTGTCACAGAGTACGTAGAAGGGGTAGAGCTCTCAGAAGTCCCTCCATTGAGTGAGCCTATATTGACTCTGGAAAAGATTCTTGCTGAGGTTGAGAAAGCTTACAAAGCCGGTGTGGTTCACGGAGATTTAAACGAGTACAATGTGATAGTGACTAAGGACGAAGATATTAAGTTGCTCGACTGGCCTCAGTGGGTCTCGTCGGCACATCCCAATGCAGCATTCTACCTTAAAAGGGACATCGAGAACATAGTCAACTTCTTCACGAGAAAGTATGGACTACGGTTGAACAAGGAGCTTTATCTAAGTAACATCTTCACCCGCTTAGGGCTAGTTGCGTAA